From Sphingomonas nostoxanthinifaciens, a single genomic window includes:
- a CDS encoding winged helix-turn-helix transcriptional regulator produces MDSEKHAQGPCPIGRALSLVGDAWSMMILRDAGYGRTRFDQFRTGLGIAPNILTRRLAALTDAGLLERRRYSERPPRDEYVITARGRDFLPILLAIGAWGRQHCGDGPLSRTVDASTGAPIEAVVVDRATGRPISEIAVKVLVPTAG; encoded by the coding sequence ATGGACAGCGAAAAACATGCACAGGGGCCCTGCCCGATCGGCCGTGCGCTCAGCCTCGTCGGCGATGCGTGGAGCATGATGATCCTGCGCGACGCCGGCTATGGCCGGACACGCTTCGATCAGTTTCGGACCGGGCTGGGCATCGCGCCCAACATCCTGACCCGCCGCCTGGCGGCGTTGACCGACGCGGGCCTGCTCGAGCGGCGGCGCTACAGCGAGCGGCCCCCGCGCGACGAATATGTGATTACGGCGCGCGGGCGCGACTTCCTGCCGATCCTGCTGGCCATCGGCGCGTGGGGCCGGCAGCATTGCGGCGATGGCCCGCTCAGCCGCACGGTGGATGCCTCGACCGGCGCGCCAATCGAGGCCGTGGTCGTGGATCGCGCCACCGGCCGCCCAATCTCGGAGATTGCGGTGAAGGTGCTGGTGCCCACGGCCGGCTGA
- a CDS encoding SDR family NAD(P)-dependent oxidoreductase produces MHDDITGTALITGASSGIGGVYADRLARRGHDLILVARDEARLASISDRLRSETGRTVELLRADLTDPADVARVERRFESDPSIGLLINNAGMSLNGGLTENGVADYERIIALNITATTRLAGAAAKAFVARGRGAIVNIASVLALAPERFDGIYSGTKAYMLNLSQSMSATLADKGVYTQAVMPGATRTEIWARSGKNIDTLLPPDWVMEVDDLVDAALLGFDRREIVTIPPLADEGQWNALLQSRLAMGPFLSRRDVAPRYRETVDA; encoded by the coding sequence ATGCACGACGACATTACCGGCACGGCGCTCATCACCGGTGCTTCCTCCGGCATCGGCGGGGTCTATGCCGATCGGCTCGCCCGACGCGGCCACGATCTCATTCTCGTCGCGCGGGATGAAGCGCGCCTTGCGAGCATATCCGATCGGCTGAGGAGCGAAACCGGACGCACCGTCGAACTGCTCCGCGCCGACCTCACCGATCCGGCCGACGTCGCCCGCGTCGAACGGCGGTTCGAGAGCGATCCGTCGATCGGTCTGCTGATCAACAATGCCGGCATGTCGCTGAACGGCGGCCTCACCGAAAACGGGGTGGCCGACTATGAGCGCATCATCGCGCTGAACATCACCGCGACCACCCGGCTCGCCGGGGCCGCCGCCAAGGCGTTCGTCGCGCGCGGCCGGGGCGCGATCGTCAACATCGCCTCGGTGCTCGCGCTCGCCCCAGAGCGGTTCGACGGCATCTACAGCGGCACCAAGGCCTATATGCTCAACCTCAGCCAGTCGATGTCGGCGACGCTCGCCGACAAGGGCGTCTACACCCAGGCGGTGATGCCGGGCGCGACGCGGACCGAGATCTGGGCGCGGTCCGGCAAGAACATCGATACTTTGCTGCCGCCCGATTGGGTGATGGAGGTGGACGATCTGGTCGACGCCGCATTGCTCGGGTTCGATCGTCGGGAAATCGTGACGATCCCGCCGCTGGCGGACGAAGGCCAGTGGAACGCGCTGCTGCAAAGCCGGCTGGCAATGGGGCCGTTCCTGTCGCGCCGCGACGTGGCGCCGCGTTATCGCGAGACCGTGGACGCCTGA